TGGGCAACCCGAGTCGTGCCTAACGCCAACATAAGCATGAGCTCTTTGTGGGTTGAAATCCTGCAAAAACGCATCAATACCAATCGTGTCGGTAAGTGCAATCCCCAAATGGCCAGAAAATGCCTCGAGCCATCTATCCAATGCCACGCGCTGAGAGTCTTGTACGTTGACGAGCGCTTGGTGAGCCATAAACCACTCATGCGCCACAGTACCAATTGGGGTGAGTGCAAATTCTTGGGCTAAATGGTAATTGCTTGTGCCGGTAAGCAGTTCAGGAACATGCGTGCGTAAGTAGTCCAACATATCCCGTTGCACCTTGGCACTGAAACGCCGACGCGTGCCCATTTCAGAAAAACGGAAATTGCTGATGCGTCGCTGCTGCAGTTCATTCTTTAACTGGCTGATTTTATTGGTAAGCACTTGCTCAAACTGCGAGTAGGGGATGGTTTGCCAGTGGCGACGATTTCTCACTTCAGAGATGATGCTCATCACCAAGGTTTCGTACAAGATGGTTTCGTGCCATATCCCTTGGATAGCAACGCGCAGTTGGGATTGACCACTCTTGCTAGGTACGGTCTCAAGCAGAACCTGTTGTTGCGGCACAAAGCGGAAATGGCGCAGGTATTCGAGAAACTCGCTTGTTAAGTAAGGCGCTTGATTTTTTAAGTAGGCGATTTGTTCGGCTGTAAAGGTGAGCAGGGCCAGTTTTTCAATTTCTTGGCGAACTTCTTCAATCAAATCAGAGAGATCATCATCAGAGCGTACGGTTAGCTCATAACGTACCTGTGTGTCTGGGTAGAAGCGATACGCCGCTTGCATCATGTTGATTTTATATACATCGAGATCGAGAGCGCTCTGAATGATTGGCGATTGAAAAAGTGCTGTGTTCATGAAATCCTCTCTACCCAAACTAGGTCAAGAACATCTTGTTTGTCAGTATGGCAGAACTCTAATCAACTCATCTTGGTTTGTCAAATCTTGTTATTAACCAAGGCTGGCCCAATTCAAAGCTAATCTAATGCTAAGTAGATAATGCTCAATAGGCATGATTGCCTTTTTGGTTAGAAGTGCATTGAGTGTGCTCGTGGTTAATAACGGATTGTTACTTTCATATTGACCTCAAACAACACCATCAGTAAGGTATTGGCAGAACAATACTTTGAGA
This Vibrio navarrensis DNA region includes the following protein-coding sequences:
- the pncB gene encoding nicotinate phosphoribosyltransferase: MNTALFQSPIIQSALDLDVYKINMMQAAYRFYPDTQVRYELTVRSDDDLSDLIEEVRQEIEKLALLTFTAEQIAYLKNQAPYLTSEFLEYLRHFRFVPQQQVLLETVPSKSGQSQLRVAIQGIWHETILYETLVMSIISEVRNRRHWQTIPYSQFEQVLTNKISQLKNELQQRRISNFRFSEMGTRRRFSAKVQRDMLDYLRTHVPELLTGTSNYHLAQEFALTPIGTVAHEWFMAHQALVNVQDSQRVALDRWLEAFSGHLGIALTDTIGIDAFLQDFNPQRAHAYVGVRHDSGCPFTWGDKIISHYQSLGIDPLSKTLIFTDGLDFSRALDICEYFAGRAQISFGIGTFLANDMGDWQNAQGERYQPLSMVVKMAECNRSPVAKISDEPEKAMCEDIFFLLNLKQRFGFPLEMDEVIATLTSLQKEQNPRFRSVA